A single region of the Leptothrix cholodnii SP-6 genome encodes:
- a CDS encoding ATP-binding protein, translating to MSSSPTPRRKLPIGIQNLREIREAGHYYVDKSGLAIDLIESSGKAFFLSRPRRFGKSLLVDTFKELFEGNRALFEGLAAETRWDWSRRHPVIRISFADGVLQSRAELDQRIFEILQDHQRRFGVTCQHQSVSGQFSELIELTHEALGAPVVVLIDEYDKPILDNLTRPDLAREMRDGLRNLYSVLKGSDAHLKFVFLTGVSKFSKVSLFSGLNNLRDITLDARWSALCGYTDADIDTVFSPELPGLDRDEIRRWYNGYNWLGESVYNPFDVLLLFENREFRPYWFETGTPTFLVDLLAAKHFFTPDLSRVHASLTLLSTFDVEKIAPEALLFQTGYLTLHGVRQPIPGQWVYTLGYPNREVESSLNAALLEGYGVPDRESFDARIRLIELLRTADLPALQALFQAFFASIPHDWFRKNDIAGFEGYYASVFYSHFAALGLDIRVEDATHHGRIDMVVLFEGRVFIFEFKVVEQAARGQALRQIRERGYADKYRARGEPIHLVGVEFSKADRNIVGFEVETLAG from the coding sequence ATGAGTTCGTCACCGACACCGCGCCGCAAGCTGCCGATCGGCATCCAGAACCTGCGCGAAATCCGCGAGGCCGGCCACTACTACGTGGACAAGAGCGGGCTGGCGATCGACCTGATCGAGTCGTCCGGCAAGGCGTTTTTCCTGAGCCGGCCGCGCCGCTTCGGCAAGAGCCTGCTGGTGGATACCTTCAAGGAGCTGTTCGAGGGCAACCGGGCGCTGTTCGAGGGGCTGGCGGCCGAGACACGCTGGGACTGGTCCAGGCGCCATCCGGTGATCCGGATCAGTTTTGCCGATGGTGTGCTGCAGAGCCGGGCCGAACTGGACCAGCGCATCTTCGAGATCCTGCAAGATCACCAACGCCGGTTCGGCGTGACGTGCCAGCACCAGAGCGTCAGCGGCCAGTTCAGCGAGTTGATCGAACTCACGCACGAGGCGCTGGGTGCTCCCGTGGTGGTGCTGATCGACGAATACGACAAGCCGATCCTCGACAACCTGACCCGGCCCGATCTGGCGCGCGAGATGCGAGATGGGCTCAGGAATCTCTATTCGGTGCTCAAGGGTTCGGACGCGCACCTCAAGTTCGTCTTCCTGACCGGGGTGAGCAAATTCAGCAAGGTGAGCCTGTTCTCGGGCCTCAACAACCTGCGCGACATCACGCTCGACGCGCGCTGGAGCGCCCTGTGCGGCTACACCGACGCGGACATCGACACCGTGTTCTCCCCCGAGCTGCCGGGGCTGGACCGCGACGAGATCCGGCGCTGGTACAACGGCTACAACTGGCTGGGTGAGTCGGTCTACAACCCCTTCGACGTGCTGCTGCTGTTCGAGAACCGCGAGTTCCGGCCCTACTGGTTCGAGACCGGAACGCCCACCTTCCTGGTTGATCTGCTGGCGGCCAAGCACTTCTTCACGCCCGACCTCAGCCGCGTGCACGCGAGCCTGACGCTGCTGTCGACCTTCGACGTCGAGAAGATCGCCCCCGAGGCGCTGCTGTTCCAGACCGGCTACCTGACGCTGCACGGCGTGCGCCAGCCGATTCCCGGGCAATGGGTCTACACGCTGGGTTATCCGAACCGCGAGGTCGAATCCAGCCTGAACGCCGCGCTGCTCGAAGGCTACGGCGTGCCCGATCGCGAGTCGTTCGACGCGCGCATCCGGCTGATCGAGCTGCTGCGCACGGCCGACCTGCCGGCGCTGCAGGCGCTGTTCCAAGCCTTCTTCGCGTCGATCCCGCACGACTGGTTTCGCAAGAACGACATCGCCGGCTTCGAGGGTTATTACGCCAGCGTCTTCTACAGCCACTTCGCGGCGCTCGGGCTGGACATCCGGGTCGAGGACGCCACCCACCACGGCCGCATCGACATGGTGGTGCTGTTCGAGGGCCGGGTGTTCATCTTCGAGTTCAAGGTGGTCGAGCAGGCCGCCCGCGGCCAGGCGCTTCGCCAGATCCGCGAGCGCGGCTACGCCGACAAGTACCGCGCCCGCGGCGAGCCGATCCACCTGGTCGGGGTGGAGTTCAGCAAGGCCGATCGCAACATCGTCGGGTTCGAGGTGGAGACGCTGGCGGGCTGA